One window of the Parasphingopyxis algicola genome contains the following:
- a CDS encoding pyridoxamine 5'-phosphate oxidase family protein, producing the protein MADFFDELTEKHIAFVEKQPIFFVATAAADGRINLSPKGYDAFRVLAPDRVAYLDLGGSGNETHAHLVADGRVTLMFCAFENPALIFRIYGHGKPVLPQDEGWADLAAHFELLPGTRQIFDISVDNVQTSCGWGVPMMEHVKDRETLKKAHRQIDEQAWLDKVAGRTESIDGLPVRPTNRYFGADA; encoded by the coding sequence ATGGCCGACTTTTTCGACGAATTGACCGAGAAGCATATCGCCTTTGTCGAGAAGCAGCCGATATTCTTCGTCGCGACGGCGGCGGCCGACGGGCGGATCAACTTGTCGCCCAAGGGCTATGACGCGTTTCGCGTGCTCGCACCCGACCGGGTCGCCTATCTCGATCTCGGCGGATCGGGGAACGAGACGCATGCGCATCTCGTCGCGGATGGGCGGGTCACGCTCATGTTCTGCGCGTTCGAGAATCCGGCGCTGATCTTCCGCATCTATGGGCATGGAAAACCCGTATTGCCGCAGGATGAGGGCTGGGCCGATCTCGCCGCGCATTTCGAGTTGCTCCCCGGGACCCGCCAGATTTTCGATATTTCCGTCGACAATGTGCAGACGAGTTGCGGTTGGGGCGTGCCGATGATGGAACATGTCAAAGACCGCGAGACGCTCAAGAAAGCGCATAGACAGATCGACGAGCAGGCGTGGCTCGACAAGGTGGCCGGACGCACCGAGAGTATCGACGGGCTGCCCGTCCGCCCGACGAACCGTTATTTCGGCGCGGACGCATAG
- a CDS encoding DUF2007 domain-containing protein, protein MALVELSRFPSGVEAAIIHGRLQADGIESVCFDTGMNIAESVGIMIPVRLMVDEDDLEAALAIIRDAEAQ, encoded by the coding sequence ATGGCGCTCGTCGAGCTGAGCCGGTTTCCGAGCGGTGTCGAGGCAGCAATCATCCATGGCCGTTTGCAGGCCGACGGCATCGAGTCCGTCTGTTTCGACACCGGCATGAATATCGCCGAAAGCGTGGGCATCATGATCCCGGTCCGGCTGATGGTCGATGAAGACGATCTGGAAGCCGCGCTCGCCATTATCCGAGACGCCGAGGCGCAATGA
- a CDS encoding patatin-like phospholipase family protein: MTIALALGGGAGLGWAHIGVLRELEAAGIEVNALAGTSIGGVVSIAFASGRLETLEELAHSASSMRTVLRYLGPNWRPGSVLSGKAIARLIEEHLGDLTFEALAIPTAVIAADLVSGDSVILDHGPVGDAIHATIALPGIFQPVIRDGRILSDGGAVMPVPVAPARAMAGGRPVVAINLQGDYQARRAAVGISGDQDARLTTLSVVRGATGLMLSKLARLSLDRDPPDLELALPVGHIDTSNFTRAEDLIAIGRRSVASAMADIERLAQT; the protein is encoded by the coding sequence ATGACGATTGCGCTCGCTCTCGGTGGCGGCGCCGGGCTGGGTTGGGCGCATATCGGCGTGTTGCGCGAACTGGAGGCCGCCGGGATCGAGGTCAACGCGCTGGCCGGAACGTCGATCGGCGGCGTCGTATCCATCGCCTTCGCGTCGGGCCGCCTCGAAACGCTGGAAGAGCTGGCCCATTCGGCATCCTCGATGCGCACGGTCTTGCGCTATCTCGGCCCCAACTGGCGTCCCGGATCCGTGCTCAGCGGCAAGGCTATCGCCAGGCTGATCGAGGAGCATCTCGGCGACCTCACCTTCGAAGCGCTTGCCATTCCCACCGCCGTCATTGCCGCCGACCTCGTATCGGGAGATTCGGTCATTCTCGACCATGGGCCGGTGGGCGATGCGATCCACGCCACCATCGCTTTGCCCGGGATTTTCCAGCCGGTAATCCGCGACGGACGGATATTGTCGGATGGCGGCGCGGTGATGCCGGTGCCGGTCGCGCCGGCCAGGGCCATGGCCGGCGGGCGTCCGGTCGTCGCGATCAACCTGCAGGGCGACTATCAGGCCCGGCGTGCGGCGGTCGGCATAAGCGGCGATCAAGATGCGCGGCTGACGACGCTTTCGGTCGTGCGCGGTGCTACCGGACTGATGCTCTCGAAGCTTGCACGCCTGTCGCTCGATCGCGATCCGCCAGACCTCGAGCTTGCGCTTCCGGTCGGTCATATCGACACGTCCAATTTCACGCGGGCCGAAGACCTGATCGCCATCGGCCGCCGTTCGGTCGCGAGCGCGATGGCCGATATCGAACGCCTCGCACAGACGTAA
- a CDS encoding P-II family nitrogen regulator, translating to MKLIIAIIKPFKLDEVREALSEVGVQGMTATEVKGFGRQKGQTEVYRGAEYATNMVPKIRIETVVSDDLAPRVVETIAAAANTESIGDGKIFTLDVGAALRIRTGETDETAL from the coding sequence ATGAAACTCATTATAGCTATCATCAAGCCGTTCAAGCTGGACGAGGTACGCGAGGCTCTGTCCGAAGTGGGCGTCCAGGGCATGACCGCGACCGAGGTCAAGGGCTTTGGTCGGCAAAAGGGGCAAACCGAAGTCTATCGCGGCGCCGAATACGCCACGAACATGGTTCCCAAGATCCGGATCGAGACGGTTGTCAGCGACGATCTGGCACCGCGGGTCGTCGAGACGATCGCGGCTGCGGCGAATACGGAATCGATCGGCGACGGCAAGATCTTCACGCTCGATGTCGGTGCTGCACTGCGAATTCGCACCGGCGAAACCGACGAAACAGCGCTTTAG
- a CDS encoding ammonium transporter encodes MMKYTLPAVIFAAAIAAEPALAQEAAAVAETEAVSGGTVYIFNTLLFLMGGFLVMWMAAGFAMLEAGLVRSKNVSMQCLKNIGLYSIAGIMFWVLGYNIAYGVAEGGWLSGTWAPYAMQAVGEADTGTGYSVASDWFFQMVFCATTASIVSGTVAERVKIWPFFIFIVVLTGVIYPIVVSWEWGAGALDAMGFSDFAGSTLVHSTGGWAALAGALIIGARLGRYTDGKVNVFPGSNIPLATLGTFILWLGWFGFNGASQLAMGTISDVSDVSKIFVNTNMAAAAGVVVAIIGTQILYKKIDVTMALNGALAGLVSITAEPLTPSVPAALFIGGVGGLIVVLAVPLLDKLKIDDVVGAIPVHLLAGIWGTLIVPLTNTEVPFMAQLTGVAAVGVFAFGASAIVWMALKYTIGVRPDEEHEMGGMDHTEIGVEAYPEFVRA; translated from the coding sequence ATGATGAAATACACTTTACCCGCGGTGATATTTGCGGCGGCTATTGCTGCCGAACCGGCGCTTGCGCAGGAAGCGGCGGCGGTTGCCGAAACAGAGGCGGTGTCGGGCGGCACCGTCTATATTTTTAACACGCTGCTGTTCCTGATGGGCGGCTTCCTCGTGATGTGGATGGCCGCGGGCTTTGCGATGCTCGAGGCCGGACTTGTCCGCTCCAAGAATGTATCGATGCAGTGCCTGAAGAATATCGGCCTCTACTCCATCGCCGGCATCATGTTCTGGGTGCTCGGCTACAATATCGCCTATGGCGTCGCCGAAGGCGGCTGGCTCTCCGGCACCTGGGCGCCATACGCCATGCAGGCTGTGGGCGAGGCCGATACCGGCACCGGCTATTCGGTCGCGTCGGACTGGTTCTTCCAGATGGTCTTCTGTGCCACGACGGCCTCGATCGTTTCGGGCACGGTGGCCGAGCGCGTGAAGATCTGGCCCTTCTTCATCTTCATCGTCGTGCTGACCGGCGTGATCTATCCGATCGTCGTCAGCTGGGAATGGGGCGCGGGTGCGCTCGACGCGATGGGCTTCTCCGACTTTGCCGGTTCGACCCTCGTCCATTCGACGGGCGGCTGGGCGGCGCTTGCCGGCGCGCTGATCATCGGTGCGCGGCTCGGGCGGTATACCGACGGCAAGGTCAACGTGTTCCCGGGCTCGAACATCCCGCTCGCGACGCTTGGCACCTTCATCCTCTGGCTCGGCTGGTTCGGCTTCAACGGCGCGTCGCAGCTCGCCATGGGCACGATCAGCGACGTCAGTGATGTTTCGAAGATCTTCGTCAACACCAATATGGCGGCTGCCGCCGGTGTCGTCGTCGCGATCATCGGTACGCAGATCCTCTACAAGAAGATCGATGTGACGATGGCGCTCAACGGCGCGCTGGCGGGCCTCGTCTCGATCACCGCAGAACCGCTGACGCCTTCGGTGCCCGCGGCGCTGTTCATCGGCGGTGTCGGCGGCCTGATCGTGGTGCTTGCCGTGCCGTTGCTCGACAAGCTCAAGATCGACGACGTCGTCGGCGCCATTCCGGTCCATCTGCTGGCGGGCATCTGGGGCACGCTGATCGTGCCGCTAACCAACACCGAGGTGCCGTTCATGGCGCAGCTCACCGGTGTCGCCGCGGTCGGCGTGTTCGCCTTCGGTGCCAGCGCCATCGTCTGGATGGCCCTGAAATACACGATCGGCGTCCGCCCGGACGAAGAACATGAAATGGGCGGCATGGACCATACCGAGATCGGTGTGGAAGCCTATCCGGAATTTGTGAGGGCCTGA
- a CDS encoding SRPBCC domain-containing protein — protein MALPSSREEIVWKLHLASPPGDVFTLLSTDEGRERFWCERSRQSGGRIAMHFINGVETETLVGTSEPPSRIAFRYFGTDVVFELASDGEGGTDLTLRNRGVAGDEYEEVLAGWLNVLFPLKGVADFGIDLRSHDPARLWDDGYIDQ, from the coding sequence ATGGCCCTTCCTTCTTCGCGCGAGGAAATCGTCTGGAAGCTGCACCTGGCCTCGCCTCCGGGAGACGTGTTTACACTGCTTTCGACCGATGAGGGCCGCGAGCGTTTCTGGTGCGAGAGATCCCGACAATCCGGCGGCCGGATTGCGATGCATTTCATCAACGGCGTCGAAACCGAGACTCTGGTGGGGACCAGTGAGCCGCCCTCCAGAATCGCTTTCCGCTATTTCGGCACGGACGTGGTGTTCGAGCTGGCGTCGGATGGGGAGGGCGGCACGGATCTCACGCTCCGCAATCGCGGGGTCGCAGGTGACGAGTACGAAGAGGTGCTCGCGGGCTGGCTCAATGTCCTGTTCCCGCTCAAGGGTGTCGCCGATTTCGGGATCGACTTGCGCAGCCACGATCCCGCCCGGCTATGGGACGACGGCTATATCGACCAGTGA
- a CDS encoding sterol desaturase family protein, translating to MNELPDPVQYAVPAFVILILIEMLVARRVDPGRYEPKDTLTSLLLGTGSTVAGALTGSAVIALSVWLYQFRLFDIGYVWWAWIMVFLLDDLAYYVFHRMAHRVRWFWASHVIHHSSQHYNLSTALRQTWTGFFSLSFAFSLPIVLIGFPVEMLLFVSGVNLVYQFWIHTEAIDRMPRWFEAILNTPSHHRVHHATNPRYLDKNYAGMLIIWDRMFGTFEPERGDDRPRYGIIKNLGSFNLLWAAFHEWIGIARDVATVPGIRNKLGYIFRPPGWSHDGSRDTSDTIKARWREQEGQDAAEAPPERLAGQPVPRGT from the coding sequence ATGAATGAGCTCCCCGATCCCGTCCAATATGCGGTACCGGCCTTCGTCATCCTCATATTGATCGAAATGCTGGTCGCGCGCCGGGTCGATCCGGGCCGTTATGAGCCCAAGGACACGCTCACCTCCTTGCTGCTGGGTACCGGTAGCACGGTCGCGGGCGCATTGACCGGATCGGCGGTGATCGCGCTCTCGGTCTGGCTCTATCAGTTTCGCCTGTTCGACATCGGCTATGTCTGGTGGGCGTGGATCATGGTCTTCCTGCTCGACGATCTCGCCTATTATGTCTTTCACCGGATGGCGCATCGCGTCCGCTGGTTCTGGGCGAGCCATGTCATCCACCATTCCAGCCAGCATTATAATCTCTCGACCGCGCTGCGGCAGACCTGGACCGGCTTTTTCAGCCTCTCCTTCGCCTTCAGCCTGCCGATCGTCCTGATCGGATTTCCGGTCGAGATGCTGCTCTTCGTGAGCGGCGTGAACCTCGTCTACCAGTTCTGGATCCATACCGAAGCGATCGACCGGATGCCGCGCTGGTTCGAGGCGATACTCAACACGCCATCGCATCACCGTGTCCATCATGCGACTAATCCGCGCTATCTCGACAAGAATTATGCCGGGATGCTGATCATCTGGGATCGGATGTTCGGCACTTTCGAGCCCGAGCGCGGCGACGACCGGCCGCGCTATGGCATCATCAAGAATCTCGGCAGCTTCAACCTGTTATGGGCAGCCTTCCACGAATGGATCGGCATCGCCAGGGATGTCGCGACCGTTCCCGGCATTCGCAACAAGCTCGGCTATATCTTCCGCCCGCCGGGCTGGAGCCATGACGGGTCGCGCGACACATCCGATACGATCAAGGCGCGCTGGCGGGAGCAGGAAGGGCAAGACGCTGCGGAAGCGCCGCCGGAACGCCTCGCCGGACAACCGGTGCCGCGCGGGACCTGA
- a CDS encoding TIGR01244 family sulfur transferase produces the protein MFRTVTERFLASPQISTDDVAEAASQGVKLIINNRPDDEDPNQPAGATIAAAAADAGLDYVAIPVTHAGFSVPQVEAMREALDGNDAKTLAFCRSGTRSTLLWALAEAHDGRDPETIAEEAAGAGYDVAPIRSIMDAFAAAK, from the coding sequence ATGTTCCGCACCGTAACCGAGCGCTTTCTGGCCTCGCCGCAAATCTCAACCGACGATGTCGCCGAAGCGGCCAGCCAGGGCGTGAAACTGATCATCAACAACCGGCCCGACGACGAGGATCCGAACCAGCCCGCCGGTGCGACCATTGCCGCGGCCGCTGCGGACGCGGGGCTGGATTATGTAGCAATTCCGGTCACCCATGCCGGCTTCTCGGTGCCTCAGGTCGAGGCGATGCGCGAGGCGCTCGACGGCAATGATGCCAAGACGCTCGCCTTCTGCCGCTCGGGCACGCGCTCCACACTGCTCTGGGCGCTGGCCGAAGCGCATGACGGACGCGATCCGGAAACGATCGCCGAGGAAGCGGCCGGCGCCGGCTACGACGTCGCGCCGATCCGGTCGATCATGGACGCCTTCGCCGCGGCCAAATGA
- the recQ gene encoding DNA helicase RecQ codes for MTDPDTILRNVFGFADFRGSQRAVIDRVMAGQHSLAVMPTGAGKSLCYQIPALARPGTALVISPLIALMHDQVRAAQAVGIKAATLTSADDDRAETMARFRDGALDLLYVAPERASGAGFQDMLHQTPLALIAIDEAHCVSEWGHDFRPDYRLLRPLLDRFPDVPRLALTATADRHTREDILEQLGIPEEGAIIAGFDRPNIRYMIQPRAGIGRQVKALAADQPGAGIVYATSRAATEKLAAQIAATGRSAGVYHAGLPPAERAANQAAFVASEDMVMCATIAFGMGIDKPDVRFVAHAGIPKSIEAYYQETGRAGRDGDPAEAHLFWGAEDFVRARRRIETEIEEHRRTGERARLNALGALVETAGCRRAILLRHFGENPPEQCGNCDNCLNPPKAVDATETARKFLSAVYRTGQRFGMGHVGEVLAGRENERIITLGHDRLSVFGIVDEEEEPMVKPVARALQTRDALVQTEHGGLALGPAARPILKGEEDVALVLPPRKSRKRRANRDANPVGDPLFDALREKRRVIAAENAVPPYVVFHDATLREMASAKPDSLAAMARISGVGERKLATYGEDFLAVIAEFR; via the coding sequence ATGACCGATCCCGACACGATTCTCCGCAATGTTTTCGGTTTTGCCGATTTTCGCGGTTCGCAGCGCGCCGTGATCGATCGGGTGATGGCGGGACAACACAGCCTCGCCGTCATGCCGACCGGTGCGGGCAAGTCGCTCTGCTACCAGATACCGGCACTCGCCCGGCCCGGCACCGCTCTCGTCATCTCACCGCTGATCGCCCTCATGCACGATCAGGTCCGCGCCGCGCAGGCGGTGGGGATCAAGGCCGCGACCCTGACCTCCGCCGATGACGACCGCGCCGAAACGATGGCGCGGTTTCGCGATGGTGCCCTCGATCTCCTCTATGTCGCCCCTGAACGCGCCAGCGGCGCGGGCTTTCAGGACATGCTGCACCAGACGCCGCTTGCCCTGATCGCGATCGACGAAGCGCATTGCGTGTCCGAATGGGGGCATGATTTCCGGCCCGACTATCGCTTGCTCCGGCCTCTGCTCGATCGCTTCCCCGACGTCCCGCGCCTCGCGCTGACCGCCACCGCCGACCGGCACACGCGCGAGGATATTCTCGAGCAGCTCGGCATTCCCGAAGAGGGCGCGATCATCGCCGGGTTCGACCGGCCCAACATCCGCTACATGATCCAGCCGCGTGCGGGGATCGGGCGTCAGGTCAAGGCGCTGGCCGCCGACCAGCCGGGCGCGGGCATCGTCTACGCGACGAGCCGCGCCGCGACCGAAAAACTCGCGGCCCAGATCGCGGCAACCGGACGATCGGCGGGCGTCTACCATGCCGGCCTCCCGCCCGCAGAGCGCGCGGCCAATCAGGCGGCCTTCGTGGCCTCCGAAGACATGGTGATGTGCGCGACGATTGCCTTCGGCATGGGAATCGACAAGCCCGACGTCCGCTTCGTCGCTCATGCCGGCATACCCAAATCGATCGAGGCCTATTATCAGGAAACCGGACGCGCGGGGCGGGACGGCGACCCGGCCGAGGCGCATCTCTTCTGGGGCGCGGAGGATTTCGTCCGCGCGCGGCGGCGGATCGAGACCGAGATCGAGGAGCATCGCCGCACCGGCGAGCGGGCGCGATTGAATGCACTCGGTGCGCTGGTCGAAACCGCCGGCTGCCGCCGCGCGATCCTGCTCCGGCATTTCGGCGAGAACCCGCCCGAGCAATGCGGCAATTGCGATAATTGCCTCAATCCGCCCAAGGCGGTCGACGCGACCGAAACCGCGCGCAAATTCCTCTCCGCGGTCTACCGGACCGGCCAGCGCTTCGGCATGGGCCATGTCGGCGAAGTGCTGGCGGGCCGGGAGAATGAACGCATCATCACTCTCGGTCATGACCGCCTGTCGGTATTCGGTATCGTCGACGAGGAAGAGGAGCCGATGGTCAAACCCGTCGCCCGCGCACTCCAGACGCGCGACGCGCTCGTCCAGACCGAACATGGCGGTCTGGCGCTGGGTCCGGCGGCCCGTCCGATCCTGAAAGGCGAGGAAGACGTCGCTTTGGTCCTCCCGCCGCGGAAATCACGGAAACGCCGAGCCAATCGCGACGCCAACCCGGTCGGCGATCCATTGTTCGATGCGCTACGCGAGAAACGCCGGGTCATCGCGGCCGAAAATGCCGTGCCGCCCTATGTCGTCTTCCATGACGCGACTTTGCGCGAAATGGCGTCGGCGAAGCCCGACAGTCTGGCCGCTATGGCGCGCATATCGGGCGTCGGCGAACGCAAGCTCGCCACCTATGGCGAGGATTTTCTCGCCGTGATCGCGGAGTTCCGCTGA
- a CDS encoding ABCB family ABC transporter ATP-binding protein/permease, whose product MPPDIPSDNQLKQPGLALLRRFLPYLWPKGRPGLKSRVIAAFALVLCAKAIILIMPFAYKAVIDSMDGTNDPAIMLAIALVVAYAGARFGGVLFDNLRNIVFEKVGQSAARKLTENVFAHLHALSLRFHLERKTGGVTKIIERGTKSIDTMLYFLLFNIAPTAVELLAVCIIFYVKFGPTLVAVTLGVIALYITFTRLVTIWRTQLRRDMVDLDTTAYSQAVDSLLNFETVKYFNAEAREAQRFSNAVSSWANAAVKSENSLAMLNVGQALLTNAMMAGAMGYTVWGWSEGRFTVGDVVLVNALLMQLFRPLDFLGTVYRTIQQGMIDMEAMFDLVDTPAEIVDTENAPPLEVPDGAVRFEAVDFGYDPDRPILRGLDLDIAPGSKLAIVGPSGAGKSTIARLLFRFYDTTSGRIRIDGQDIAQVRQDSLRGAIGIVPQDTVLFNDTIGYNIAYGREGARRDEIEAAAKGAAIHEFIATLPEGYETRVGERGLKLSGGEKQRVAVARALLKDPPILILDEATSALDSRTEAEIQATLDRAARNRTTIVIAHRLSTIVDADEIVVLEQGRIAERGSHAELIAKDGLYAEMWARQREEREINSAR is encoded by the coding sequence ATGCCGCCCGATATCCCTTCCGACAATCAGCTCAAACAGCCCGGCCTGGCGCTGCTGCGCCGGTTCCTCCCCTATCTGTGGCCAAAGGGGCGGCCCGGCCTGAAATCGCGGGTCATAGCCGCCTTCGCGCTGGTGCTCTGCGCCAAGGCGATCATCCTGATCATGCCCTTCGCCTACAAGGCGGTGATCGACAGCATGGACGGAACCAACGATCCGGCGATCATGCTCGCGATCGCGCTGGTCGTCGCCTATGCCGGCGCGCGTTTCGGCGGCGTGCTGTTCGACAATCTGCGCAATATCGTGTTCGAAAAGGTCGGCCAGTCCGCGGCGCGCAAGCTCACGGAAAATGTCTTCGCGCATCTCCATGCGCTCTCGCTGCGCTTTCATCTCGAGCGCAAGACCGGCGGCGTAACAAAAATCATCGAGCGCGGGACAAAGAGCATCGACACCATGCTCTATTTCCTGCTGTTCAACATCGCGCCGACCGCGGTCGAGCTGCTTGCGGTCTGCATCATCTTCTACGTCAAGTTCGGGCCGACCCTTGTGGCCGTGACGCTCGGCGTCATCGCCCTCTACATCACCTTCACGCGGCTGGTGACGATCTGGCGGACCCAGCTGCGCCGCGACATGGTCGATCTCGATACGACCGCCTACAGCCAGGCCGTCGATTCGCTGCTCAATTTCGAGACCGTCAAATATTTCAACGCCGAGGCGCGAGAGGCACAGCGATTCAGCAACGCGGTCTCGAGTTGGGCGAATGCGGCGGTGAAGAGCGAAAACAGCCTCGCGATGCTCAATGTCGGTCAGGCGCTGCTCACCAATGCGATGATGGCCGGCGCGATGGGCTATACCGTCTGGGGTTGGAGCGAGGGGCGGTTCACGGTCGGCGATGTGGTCCTCGTCAATGCGCTGCTGATGCAGCTGTTCCGGCCGCTCGATTTTCTCGGCACCGTCTATCGCACGATCCAGCAGGGCATGATCGACATGGAAGCGATGTTCGACCTCGTCGATACACCTGCCGAGATCGTCGACACCGAGAACGCGCCACCGCTCGAAGTACCGGACGGCGCGGTCCGGTTCGAGGCGGTCGATTTCGGCTATGACCCCGATCGGCCGATCCTGCGCGGGCTCGATCTCGATATCGCGCCGGGCAGCAAACTGGCAATCGTCGGGCCATCGGGCGCCGGCAAATCGACGATCGCCCGGCTGTTGTTCCGCTTCTACGACACGACGTCCGGCCGTATCCGGATCGATGGGCAGGATATCGCCCAAGTCCGACAGGACAGCTTGCGCGGAGCGATCGGCATCGTCCCGCAGGACACGGTGCTTTTCAACGACACGATCGGATACAATATCGCCTATGGCCGCGAAGGCGCGCGCCGGGACGAAATCGAGGCGGCGGCGAAAGGCGCGGCGATCCATGAATTCATCGCGACCCTCCCCGAGGGTTATGAAACGCGCGTCGGGGAGCGCGGTCTCAAACTGTCGGGCGGTGAGAAGCAGCGCGTCGCCGTCGCCCGCGCGCTGCTGAAAGATCCGCCGATCCTGATTCTCGACGAGGCGACCAGTGCGCTGGACAGCCGCACCGAGGCCGAGATTCAGGCGACGCTTGATCGGGCCGCACGCAACCGCACGACGATCGTCATCGCGCACCGCCTGTCGACGATCGTCGATGCCGACGAGATCGTGGTTCTCGAACAGGGCCGGATCGCCGAACGCGGCAGCCATGCCGAACTGATCGCCAAGGATGGTCTCTATGCCGAAATGTGGGCGCGCCAACGCGAAGAACGCGAGATCAATTCGGCCCGCTAA